Part of the Planctomycetaceae bacterium genome, TGGGGGGAAGTCCTGCCCACGCCGGACGAAGACGGAATTGAAACCACCGTTCGCCCGATCTCCCGCATGAACGGCGACGTCATCACCTATCCGCTGGCTCGTGTACCGGTCACCGCCGACACCAGCATCGGTGAACTTGTTGTCTGGCAGTATGTCCAGGCGCAGCAACTGGAAAGCATGGGCGTCGAAGAACGCGAGGAGCGTGTTTCTCGCGGTGCGGCCACTCTGGAGATGTTCAACCGCGCCGTGGCGGAGACGCCGATCGAGTTCTATCAGCAGTTGGTGACGGATCTGGCGGACGTGCGAGCGGCGACGACGGAACTGCGGGACGCGTTCGTGGAGAAAGTCGGTGAGGAAGACGCACCCTTCTTTTCGAAATTTGAAGCGGCCTACGCCGACGCGGAGAACGTGGTCTCAAAAATCGCCGGCGACCGTCTCGCCGCGGCGGAGATGGACGCTGCCGACAGCAGTGAGGCAGAAGGATCGGCAGCCGCAGGTGAAGGCGGCAGCGGCGGTTCGGGAAGCAAGTCGGGAGGCCTGGGAAGCCGCGAAGATGCGTTTGCCATGCTGGAAAACGCCGCACGTTGGTTTGAGAAACATGAGCCACAAAGTATCCTGCCTTCGGAGATCCGCAAGGCGATCAGACGCGGGCGAATGAATCCGGAAGAGCTTTACAGAGATCTGATCTCCGACGAAGCGGTGCGGCACCAGCTTTACCGGGACGTCGGAATTGAGATCCAGCAGGAAGCGGAGGAGTATTCCTGATTGGCAAACAGCGAGCATCGGTCGCAATTCAGCTGCCTGATACAGCAACCTGGCAGCTTCGAATCCGCAAAAACGCTGTGAATTTAGATCCGGAAGCCGGTCCGACGCACGTCCGGCGACGCCCGCTTAGCACTTGTGCGTCACCCTGCCGACCGGCAGCAACCAGTTCAGGTAACGTATCGTTCGTTTGTGTCCCTAACAGCGAAAGGCCCGAAGGATGGCAGAATCTACTCAGAAAAAGCTGAGTCGCGTTCGAAAACCGCGTGTTCATATTACTTACGACGTGGAAATCGGTGACGCAGTCGTCAAAAAGGAATTGCCGTT contains:
- the tssA gene encoding type VI secretion system protein TssA; this translates as MSSEIELDIPALLAPFEGDSRGGQDLRESDDPNNSYRRIRDARNEAREEERQADISGESHAEADRHWRDVWNEGQEYLQNVAKDLEIVAYMIEASIRLGRFSGLAQSLRLTKELVDAFWGEVLPTPDEDGIETTVRPISRMNGDVITYPLARVPVTADTSIGELVVWQYVQAQQLESMGVEEREERVSRGAATLEMFNRAVAETPIEFYQQLVTDLADVRAATTELRDAFVEKVGEEDAPFFSKFEAAYADAENVVSKIAGDRLAAAEMDAADSSEAEGSAAAGEGGSGGSGSKSGGLGSREDAFAMLENAARWFEKHEPQSILPSEIRKAIRRGRMNPEELYRDLISDEAVRHQLYRDVGIEIQQEAEEYS